From the Deinococcus radiophilus genome, one window contains:
- a CDS encoding M23 family metallopeptidase, with translation MNKLAPLLALMLFPSSLAATYTVVRGDTLWGIAQRSGTTVADLRAANGLNTDALEVGQVLQLPGAAATPAATSAPTVASLSGVQVQTPARVKEGDPFVLRLSGDNASRVRVRFPSELNEDVRRPNEWLSPVQIGGAWVVLGRVVLGQTAPVRYELELDGVSAGGQFPVGPLGQPVQNLNMPASIAAVLQDPGRAAETAAVEKAYELRTPPAWTEPFAQAIAGGRRSSGFGQPRRETAGAKINYHYGMDYSAPKGTRVQAVNLGRVVLAATYPVRGGLVVIDHGAGLLSLYFHLSKIDVSVGQSVSRGQKVGEVGSTGYSTGPHLHLEMRLRGEAVDPARWVDQRLPQ, from the coding sequence ATGAACAAGCTTGCCCCCCTGCTGGCCCTCATGCTGTTTCCGTCGTCGCTGGCGGCCACCTATACCGTGGTCCGCGGGGATACGCTGTGGGGCATCGCCCAGCGAAGCGGAACCACCGTGGCCGACCTGCGCGCCGCCAATGGCCTAAATACAGATGCACTGGAAGTGGGTCAGGTGCTGCAACTGCCGGGCGCGGCAGCAACTCCAGCAGCAACGAGCGCCCCGACCGTCGCCAGCTTAAGCGGCGTGCAGGTGCAGACCCCGGCGCGGGTCAAGGAGGGTGACCCCTTCGTGCTGCGCCTGAGCGGGGACAATGCCAGTCGGGTGCGGGTCCGTTTCCCATCCGAGCTGAATGAAGACGTGCGCCGCCCCAATGAATGGCTGAGCCCCGTGCAAATCGGTGGGGCCTGGGTGGTGCTGGGCCGGGTGGTGCTGGGGCAAACGGCGCCGGTGCGCTACGAGCTGGAGTTGGACGGCGTGAGCGCAGGTGGGCAGTTCCCGGTGGGGCCACTCGGCCAGCCGGTGCAGAACCTCAACATGCCAGCTTCTATTGCCGCCGTGCTGCAAGACCCAGGCCGCGCCGCCGAAACCGCCGCCGTGGAAAAAGCTTACGAACTGCGCACCCCACCCGCCTGGACCGAGCCGTTCGCCCAGGCCATCGCGGGCGGGCGGCGCTCGTCGGGCTTCGGGCAGCCCCGGCGCGAGACGGCAGGCGCCAAGATCAATTACCACTACGGCATGGACTACTCGGCCCCCAAGGGCACCCGCGTACAGGCCGTGAACCTGGGCCGGGTCGTGCTGGCCGCCACCTATCCGGTGCGTGGCGGCCTGGTCGTGATTGACCACGGGGCCGGGCTGCTCAGCCTGTACTTTCACCTCTCCAAAATTGACGTCTCGGTGGGCCAAAGCGTGAGCCGGGGCCAGAAGGTCGGTGAAGTCGGGTCCACCGGCTACTCGACGGGGCCGCACCTGCACCTCGAAATGCGGCTGCGCGGCGAGGCGGTGGACCCGGCCCGCTGGGTGGATCAGCGGCTGCCGCAGTAA
- a CDS encoding Na+/H+ antiporter NhaC family protein, which yields MDRGRRGRHHDFGLNIVSPSFFLVACCLLCAVVSLAIGSSWSTMGTVGVACMGIGAALNMPLPMVAGAVISGAYFGDKMSPLSDTTILASGLTHTNLFEHIRHMVYTILPGLLIALGVYLYLGRTASGTADLADIAATQAGVAQAFTVSPWLLLVPLLLIALVLRRVPAVPSLVLATLAGLACQVFVQGVSLSDALGTLQNGYVLESGNEALDSLFTRGGLQGMMYTVSLVLIAMTFGGILEYSGMLRAIVERILAAARTTGSLIAAAVSSALLINVACAEQYVALVVPARMYVRGFVERGLATKNLSRSLEDGGTLTSVLVPWNTCAVFALGALGVSAWEYAPYAVLNYTVPLIGILYGMTGTFITRLTAAEAQAYRRTYLDEGQGAGAT from the coding sequence ATGGATCGGGGGCGGCGTGGTCGCCACCATGATTTCGGCCTGAATATCGTCAGTCCCAGTTTTTTTCTGGTGGCCTGCTGCCTGCTGTGCGCGGTGGTGTCGCTGGCCATCGGCAGTTCGTGGTCCACGATGGGCACGGTGGGCGTGGCCTGCATGGGTATCGGCGCGGCGCTGAATATGCCGCTGCCGATGGTTGCGGGCGCAGTGATTTCCGGCGCGTATTTCGGAGACAAGATGTCGCCGCTGAGCGACACCACCATTCTTGCGTCGGGCCTGACGCACACCAACCTGTTTGAACACATCCGCCACATGGTCTACACCATCCTGCCGGGCCTGCTGATCGCACTGGGCGTGTACCTGTACCTGGGGCGCACGGCCAGTGGAACTGCTGACCTGGCCGACATCGCCGCGACCCAGGCTGGGGTGGCGCAGGCCTTTACGGTGTCGCCCTGGCTGCTGCTGGTCCCGCTGCTGCTGATTGCCCTGGTGCTGCGCCGCGTGCCTGCCGTTCCGTCGCTGGTGCTGGCGACCCTGGCGGGGCTGGCCTGTCAGGTGTTCGTGCAGGGCGTCAGCCTGAGCGACGCGCTGGGCACACTGCAAAACGGCTACGTCCTTGAAAGCGGCAATGAGGCGCTGGACAGCCTGTTCACACGCGGCGGCCTGCAGGGCATGATGTACACCGTTTCACTGGTCCTGATCGCGATGACGTTTGGGGGCATCCTGGAGTATTCGGGCATGTTGCGGGCCATCGTGGAGCGCATCCTGGCGGCGGCCCGCACCACGGGCAGCCTGATCGCCGCTGCGGTCTCGTCGGCCCTTTTGATCAACGTGGCCTGCGCCGAGCAGTATGTGGCGCTGGTGGTCCCCGCCCGCATGTACGTGCGCGGCTTTGTGGAACGGGGGCTGGCCACCAAGAACCTGTCACGCTCGCTGGAAGACGGCGGCACGCTGACCAGCGTGCTGGTTCCCTGGAATACCTGCGCGGTCTTTGCGCTGGGTGCGCTGGGCGTGTCGGCCTGGGAATATGCCCCCTACGCCGTGCTGAACTACACCGTGCCGCTGATCGGCATCCTGTACGGCATGACCGGTACCTTCATCACCCGCCTGACCGCCGCGGAGGCGCAGGCCTACCGGCGCACGTATCTGGATGAAGGGCAGGGGGCAGGCGCAACGTAA
- a CDS encoding protein phosphatase 2C domain-containing protein → MTERCEWLGAVQPSLDRVTVQRVDRAALGVYGGCTEAGAHKNEDAALLWENAEEGWTFAAVLDAHGSAQSARAVLDLLAGEFDAISALLKQAAAPAFAALEAHLLKMLGGSSFQQVCADLSGETALLCVAQRDNFLWWFSVGDCALYLLHPDLMGLGQYALTQRHFFQWIGEVNTFAQACAAYSSGRFMLRPGQNDIVLLTDGVLEFGTRPFEDPAQLAATVYEAESAEGGVRHLLAAVQQGQGRDSFTVVGWRVENSHAAMQPSA, encoded by the coding sequence ATGACCGAACGCTGCGAGTGGCTGGGAGCAGTCCAGCCGAGTCTGGATAGGGTGACTGTGCAGCGGGTGGACCGCGCCGCCTTGGGCGTGTATGGCGGCTGCACCGAGGCGGGTGCCCATAAGAATGAAGACGCGGCCCTGCTCTGGGAGAATGCCGAGGAGGGCTGGACCTTCGCCGCCGTGCTGGACGCCCACGGCTCAGCCCAGAGTGCGCGGGCAGTGCTGGACCTGCTGGCAGGCGAATTTGACGCCATCTCTGCGCTGCTGAAACAGGCGGCTGCCCCAGCTTTCGCAGCCCTGGAAGCCCATCTGCTGAAGATGTTGGGTGGTTCCAGTTTTCAGCAGGTCTGCGCGGACTTGAGTGGGGAAACCGCGCTGTTGTGCGTGGCGCAGCGTGACAACTTCCTGTGGTGGTTCTCAGTAGGAGACTGTGCCCTCTACCTGCTGCACCCGGACCTGATGGGCTTGGGCCAGTATGCGCTGACCCAGCGGCACTTCTTTCAGTGGATCGGCGAGGTCAATACCTTTGCTCAGGCCTGTGCTGCCTACTCCAGCGGACGCTTTATGTTGCGGCCCGGCCAAAACGATATTGTGCTGCTGACCGATGGGGTGCTGGAATTCGGTACACGTCCTTTTGAGGACCCGGCGCAGTTGGCGGCGACAGTCTATGAGGCCGAGTCGGCGGAGGGAGGGGTTCGCCACTTGCTGGCGGCTGTTCAGCAGGGCCAGGGCCGGGACAGCTTCACGGTTGTTGGCTGGCGGGTGGAGAACTCGCACGCAGCCATGCAGCCCTCAGCCTGA